A genomic stretch from Terriglobales bacterium includes:
- a CDS encoding cytochrome c oxidase subunit II encodes MNVELYERIWMWAAAGLIVMFLGAIFLTAGLQAVQPPSHLETMDPTALIHYPEFANPAVVTRPDGSLVVSVVAETYAFTPDPIEVPANRPVTFRVTSSDVVHGFEIVGTNANAMAIPGYVSQFTVTFTKPGEYVIACHEYCGILHHGMVGKLIVK; translated from the coding sequence ATGAACGTCGAACTCTACGAGCGAATCTGGATGTGGGCCGCGGCAGGCCTGATCGTGATGTTCCTGGGCGCCATCTTCCTGACGGCAGGGTTGCAGGCCGTCCAGCCGCCCAGTCACCTGGAAACCATGGACCCGACGGCCCTGATCCACTATCCCGAGTTCGCCAATCCCGCGGTGGTCACGCGTCCGGATGGCAGCCTGGTGGTTTCGGTGGTGGCAGAAACGTACGCCTTTACCCCCGACCCGATCGAGGTTCCTGCCAATCGTCCGGTGACGTTCCGAGTGACCAGCAGCGACGTGGTGCACGGGTTTGAGATCGTGGGAACGAACGCCAACGCCATGGCCATTCCTGGTTACGTCAGCCAGTTCACCGTCACCTTCACCAAGCCCGGCGAGTACGTCATTGCCTGCCACGAATACTGCGGCATCCTGCACCACGGGATGGTGGGCAAGTTGATTGTCAAGTAG